The Gemmatimonadota bacterium genome contains the following window.
GCATTTGGCATCTGGAGCGGGGTGGAGTTCGTCTATTCGGAAGAACTCGCATCTTTGGAAAGACTTTCGAATTTTTCCCGCAGAGTCTGGTTATCGGGATCAAATTCTATAGCGCGTTCATAGTGGTAACTCGCACGAGAGAAATCACCCATTTTTTCCGCTGCGTCGCCCGCGTGCTCGTGAATAACCGCGAGATTCTCGCGCAACCCATCTACAACCGGGGAACCCGGATCGGTTTGGCGAAGGGTTTCTTCCTCTACGGTGAGTGCGCGGTCGAGCCAGCGCGCGGCGTTTTCGTACTGCTTGAGCTGATAATAGACCCAGCCAAGACTGTCGAGATAAGCGCCGTTCTCCGGGTCAATCTTCAGGGCGCGTTCAATTAACTTTTTTGCCTCGGTGAGGCGTTCACCGCGCTCGGCGAGCATATACCCCAAATAATTGCTGGCATCTGCGTGATCCTGATCCAGTGCCAAAAGGCGTTGAAATACTTCGACCGCGCGATCAAACTGTCCCGCTCGTTCCAGGCTACGCCCCAGATCAAAGAGCACATGCTCGAGAAATTCGGGATTATCTTCCGTATCGGCGACGAGTGGCTCCAGCAGAGGAATGGCTTTCTCCCAGTTGCGATCAAAAAGATATGTACGCGCCAGTTCGTAGCGAAAACCCGTATTTTTGGGCCTCGCATCGACAGCCTGTTGATAAATCGTGCGCGCACTGGCAATTTCATTCTGGCGCAAATAAACGCGGGCGAGGTCAAACGCGATTTGATCGTAATACTCGCTTTCAGGGCGTGCGTCTCCATGGAGCTTTTCCAGAATCTGTTGCGCGCTTGCCCAATTTTCTTCTGCCCTGTACGAACGGGCAATGCCGAGATGATACTCGATTTTTTCACCCTGTAAATTGGCGTGACGATAGGTTTTGCGCGCATCGGCCGTACGATTGGCATCGAGCAACAAACGGGCTTTTATGCCCAGCAGAGTCTGATTTTCGGGATCGGTTTGCAACTGGTGATTGAGAACGCGTTCGGCCATATCGACAAATAGCATTTTCTCATCGTGGTCGTGACGCCCCTTCACCATTCTGAGAAGCACATTGCCCAACTGATCGACCAGACGGACATCTGGTTTCTCGAAGAGGCGATTGAGATAGGGTTCGTGGCTGTAAATGTGTACTAACTGAACCCAAACCGGGACGGTCTCCCTGGTAACGCTATAATCTTGCCGCGCGATTATCCCCCTAAAATTTTGTTCGGCAGATAGTGTATCGCCCCGGGAGAGATGCGTT
Protein-coding sequences here:
- a CDS encoding tetratricopeptide repeat protein — its product is VPKKSSPHPHAVTHFLRGRLAESAGQRDRAIEELQAAVRYDSTSATLYSALARNLNAIRRFKNAVEPARRAVQIDPQNVQSRWLYYEALSRGLRDTTRAIDQLNAIVRLAPRDLNAYQHLFQIYGARGQHSKVITLLDSIVAMPGLMGSREKLFAAEGYHRQRAFDKAAHIYRDILKDDPNNDDLRFKLGITHLSRGDTLSAEQNFRGIIARQDYSVTRETVPVWVQLVHIYSHEPYLNRLFEKPDVRLVDQLGNVLLRMVKGRHDHDEKMLFVDMAERVLNHQLQTDPENQTLLGIKARLLLDANRTADARKTYRHANLQGEKIEYHLGIARSYRAEENWASAQQILEKLHGDARPESEYYDQIAFDLARVYLRQNEIASARTIYQQAVDARPKNTGFRYELARTYLFDRNWEKAIPLLEPLVADTEDNPEFLEHVLFDLGRSLERAGQFDRAVEVFQRLLALDQDHADASNYLGYMLAERGERLTEAKKLIERALKIDPENGAYLDSLGWVYYQLKQYENAARWLDRALTVEEETLRQTDPGSPVVDGLRENLAVIHEHAGDAAEKMGDFSRASYHYERAIEFDPDNQTLREKFESLSKDASSSE